Proteins co-encoded in one Aethina tumida isolate Nest 87 chromosome 7, icAetTumi1.1, whole genome shotgun sequence genomic window:
- the LOC109607888 gene encoding venom allergen 5-like, protein MFSKFLIAFCVVHLVRSTLIRQIAEYDYCKNKCKGNVDNTPCARHLHCQPVSGCFEIEMDKDKREEILNIHNHLRDMLAGGKDDKWKDIKASNMIALSYDLQLEYLARCWVNTCQGGHDPCRITQNHPSIGQNSHWTSANEINITRAVEGFYNEKENMNDAQFDHFSGKGENDGVIGHFTQVVWAKTVLVGCAAAKGKKGSYLICNYAPAGNWKDEPLFTRGDPCSACPDGKSCNDKYESLCGPIMAVPYEKWSDISSARRLFKMSNYLAVWFVYFICLYVFQ, encoded by the exons atgttttcaaaatttttaatcgcTTTCTGTGTCGTTCACCTCGTTCGGAGCACACTCATCCGACAAATCGCCGAATACGACTATTGCAAAAACAAATGCAAAGGTAATGTCGACAACACGCCGTGTGCCAGACATTTACACTGCCAACCCGTATCAGGATGTTTCGAGATTGAAATGGACAAAGACAAAAgggaagaaattttaaatatacacaacCATTTAAGGGATATGCTTGCAG GTGGCAAAGACGACAAGTGGAAAGATATAAAAGCGTCAAACATGATAGCGTTGTCGTACGACCtacaattagaatatttagccAGATGTTGGGTCAACACGTGCCAAGGTGGTCACGACCCCTGTCGGATCACCCAAAATCACCCATCCATCGGCCAAAACAGTCACTGGACCTCCGCAAATGAGATCAATATAACACGTGCGGTCGAAGGTTTTTACAACGAGAAAGAAAACATGAACGATGCACAATTCGATCATTTCAGTGGTAAAGGCGAAAACGACGGCGTGATCGGACATTTCACCCAAGTCGTATGGGCCAAAACGGTTTTAGTGGGATGTGCCGCTGCCAAGGGCAAAAAGGGCAGCTATCTTATATGCAATTATGCGCCCGCCGGTAACTGGAAGGACGAGCCGCTCTTTACAAGGGGGGACCCCTGCTCCGCTTGTCCGGATGGGAAATCATGCAATGATAAGTACGAGAGTTTGTGTGGTCCCATAATGGCGGTTCCTTACGAGAAGTGGTCTGACATT